Proteins encoded in a region of the Salinicoccus sp. RF5 genome:
- the recQ gene encoding DNA helicase RecQ has protein sequence MEKILKQYFGFENFRPKQKEIIESVVSGHNTLGVLPTGSGKSLCFQVPGLEMDGLTLVISPLISLMRDQVETLNAQSIPAAYLNSTLKKKEIDAVMSGLESGRYQFLYVAPERFNNEEFRQLISRLDVSLIAFDEAHCISKWGHDFRPSYQNIIPVLKELVPEAITVGLTATATEEVQENIQELLDIEGARVYSTSVARDNLHLSVNPTYQREQFIESYIKDRPGAPGIVYAATRAEVEKISLHLEEHGIENVIYHGGLGKEERNRNQRLFITGEVDIAVATNAFGMGIDKADIRFIIHHNLPGDLESYYQEIGRAGRDGKTSECILLSSPRDVNLHQFFIDRSSSTEQYKDHMRAKLDRMIQYNRTNKCLSSFIIKYFDADEYVVECGQCSNCLNPERTYDMTLEAKLVLNLLAQSEMPVTKEQAIQILRGESAENILAFNLDTLSAFGTMESYLTSELNHILEELIYRGYVHLRDEQLYIVDRSRKVMNGSATLHTVPFRRYFNEKVDISTASSPNEILYEKLVETRRRLAERHDVEETSIFTDNVLRDFAKKVPETKQDMVHIQGVGNYKLKHYCPEFLETINAYKKQTTEME, from the coding sequence ATGGAAAAAATCTTGAAGCAGTATTTTGGATTTGAAAATTTCAGACCTAAGCAAAAGGAAATCATAGAATCGGTCGTAAGCGGCCACAATACTCTGGGAGTATTGCCGACAGGGTCCGGGAAGTCGCTCTGTTTCCAAGTGCCGGGGTTGGAAATGGACGGCCTGACGCTTGTCATTTCCCCGTTGATCTCATTGATGCGGGATCAGGTGGAAACATTGAATGCGCAGAGCATTCCAGCCGCCTATTTGAATTCAACCTTGAAGAAGAAGGAAATAGACGCTGTGATGTCCGGTCTTGAATCGGGCCGTTACCAGTTCCTCTACGTGGCGCCGGAGCGGTTCAATAACGAGGAGTTCAGACAGCTGATCAGCAGGCTCGATGTTTCACTGATTGCATTCGACGAGGCACACTGCATTTCGAAGTGGGGCCATGACTTCCGGCCGAGCTACCAGAACATCATACCTGTATTGAAGGAACTCGTGCCGGAAGCGATCACGGTCGGGCTGACCGCCACAGCAACAGAGGAGGTCCAGGAGAACATCCAGGAGCTCCTCGACATCGAAGGGGCACGTGTCTACAGCACAAGTGTAGCGCGGGATAATCTGCATCTCAGCGTCAACCCGACATACCAGCGTGAGCAGTTCATAGAATCCTACATCAAAGATCGTCCCGGCGCTCCCGGCATCGTCTATGCGGCTACACGCGCAGAGGTGGAAAAGATATCCCTCCATCTCGAGGAACATGGGATTGAAAATGTCATCTATCACGGCGGCCTCGGCAAAGAGGAGAGGAACCGCAATCAGCGTTTGTTCATTACAGGGGAAGTGGACATCGCTGTGGCGACGAATGCCTTCGGCATGGGGATAGACAAGGCGGACATCCGGTTCATCATTCACCACAACCTGCCGGGCGACCTCGAAAGCTACTATCAGGAAATCGGACGTGCCGGACGGGACGGGAAGACCAGTGAATGCATCCTGCTGTCGAGCCCGCGGGACGTCAACCTCCACCAGTTCTTCATAGACCGTTCAAGCTCGACCGAGCAGTATAAGGACCACATGCGGGCGAAGCTCGACAGGATGATCCAGTACAACCGGACGAACAAATGTCTGAGCAGCTTCATCATCAAGTACTTTGATGCCGATGAATATGTGGTCGAGTGCGGACAGTGTTCGAACTGTCTGAATCCGGAGCGCACCTATGACATGACACTGGAGGCGAAGCTTGTCTTGAACCTTCTGGCACAGAGCGAGATGCCTGTGACGAAGGAGCAGGCCATCCAGATACTGCGGGGTGAATCGGCCGAAAACATCCTTGCCTTCAACCTCGACACTCTGAGCGCCTTCGGCACGATGGAGAGCTATCTGACGAGCGAACTCAACCATATACTGGAGGAGCTCATCTACAGGGGCTATGTCCATCTGAGGGATGAGCAGCTCTATATCGTCGACCGGAGCAGGAAAGTGATGAATGGGTCGGCCACACTCCACACCGTTCCTTTCAGGAGATACTTCAATGAAAAGGTGGACATCAGCACAGCATCCTCTCCGAATGAGATACTGTATGAAAAACTCGTGGAGACAAGACGCCGCCTTGCCGAAAGGCATGATGTGGAGGAAACATCCATATTCACGGACAACGTCCTCAGGGATTTTGCCAAAAAAGTTCCCGAAACCAAGCAGGATATGGTGCATATCCAGGGAGTCGGGAACTATAAGCTGAAGCACTACTGTCCAGAATTTCTGGAAACGATCAACGCCTACAAGAAGCAGACGACTGAAATGGAATGA
- a CDS encoding DMT family transporter — translation MNNTTKGIIALLISSLGFSLMALLVKYSGDLPTVQKAFFRNFVAMLAALSLALYYREKLFGRRENQGLLILRSTFGVLGVVLNFFAIDRMVLSDADILNKLSPFFTIILCAIFLKEYIRKYQMIAIIIAFIGAVFIIKPSMSSETLYAVVGVLGALLAAGAYTVLRVLGSREKFYTVVFYFSFFSSVVLLPFFIWQFEPMTASQFWMLVFSGLCAAFGQFGLTIAYSFAPAKEISIFFYSTILYTAIFSIVFFNEVPDMLSIFGYIIIFAASFYMFMKNRPPKHSTM, via the coding sequence ATGAACAATACGACGAAAGGCATCATCGCCCTTCTCATTTCATCCCTCGGGTTCAGCCTGATGGCCCTGCTTGTAAAATACAGCGGAGATCTGCCGACGGTCCAGAAGGCATTCTTCAGGAACTTTGTGGCGATGCTCGCCGCCCTCTCCCTCGCATTATACTACAGGGAGAAACTTTTTGGCCGCAGGGAGAACCAGGGGCTGCTCATACTGCGTTCGACCTTCGGTGTACTCGGAGTCGTACTCAACTTTTTCGCAATCGACAGGATGGTGCTGAGTGATGCGGACATCCTCAACAAATTGAGCCCCTTCTTCACCATAATACTATGCGCCATATTCCTTAAGGAATACATACGGAAATATCAGATGATCGCAATCATCATCGCCTTCATCGGCGCCGTCTTCATCATCAAGCCCTCAATGTCGAGTGAGACGCTGTATGCCGTGGTCGGCGTACTCGGTGCCCTGTTGGCAGCTGGCGCCTATACTGTGCTCAGGGTGCTCGGGAGCCGGGAGAAGTTCTACACGGTCGTCTTCTATTTCTCCTTCTTCTCCTCGGTTGTCCTGCTGCCCTTCTTCATCTGGCAGTTTGAACCGATGACCGCCTCGCAATTCTGGATGCTCGTCTTCTCCGGCCTGTGCGCAGCTTTCGGCCAGTTTGGCCTGACCATCGCATACAGTTTTGCACCAGCCAAGGAGATATCCATATTCTTCTATTCCACAATACTCTACACGGCAATCTTCAGCATCGTCTTCTTCAATGAAGTGCCGGACATGCTGTCCATCTTCGGCTATATCATCATCTTTGCAGCCAGCTTCTACATGTTCATGAAGAACAGGCCGCCGAAGCATTCCACAATGTAA